One genomic window of Elaeis guineensis isolate ETL-2024a chromosome 2, EG11, whole genome shotgun sequence includes the following:
- the LOC105048315 gene encoding 3-ketoacyl-CoA synthase 4, translating into MGGGGAASGAADRVLIQQAVPAPSPSRRLPDFLQSVNLKYVKLGYHYLITHLLTLLLIPLMAMILVEAGRSDPDGIRQLWVHLQYNLVSVLVCSAFLVFGSTVYIMTRPRPVYLVDYACYRPPDRLQVRYRSFMEHSRLCGEFNEDALEFQRKILERSGLGEETYVPEAMHFLPPRPSMANAREEAQQVMFGALDALFRNTGVKPKDISILVVNCSLFNPTPSLSAMIVNHYKLRSNIKSFNLGGMGCSAGVIAVDLARDLLQAHRSTYAVVVSTENITQNWYFGNRKSMLIPNCLFRVGGAAVLLSNRSADRRRSKYRLVHVVRTHRGADDRAFRCVYQEQDDQGKVGVSLSKDLMAIAGGALKTNITTLGPLVLPISEQLLFFATLVAKKLFNAKVKPYIPDFKLAFDHFCIHAGGRAVIDELEKNLQLTPVHVEPSRMTLHRFGNTSSSSIWYELAYIEAKGRMRRGHRVWQIAFGSGFKCNSAVWQALRNVKPSPNSPWEDCIDRYPVQLVDGFPASQPQQ; encoded by the coding sequence ATGGGGGGCGGAGGAGCGGCGAGCGGCGCGGCCGATCGCGTCCTGATCCAACAAGCGGTGCCGGCGCCAAGCCCGAGCCGACGACTGCCGGACTTCCTCCAGAGCGTGAATCTCAAGTATGTGAAATTGGGGTATCATTATCTGATCACCCACCTGTTGACCCTGTTGTTGATTCCCCTGATGGCGATGATCCTGGTGGAGGCCGGCCGCAGCGACCCGGACGGCATCCGGCAGCTCTGGGTCCACCTCCAGTATAACCTGGTGAGCGTCCTCGTCTGCTCCGCCTTCCTGGTCTTCGGCAGCACCGTCTACATCATGACCCGGCCCCGCCCGGTGTACCTCGTCGACTACGCCTGCTACCGGCCCCCCGACCGCCTCCAGGTCCGCTACCGCAGCTTCATGGAGCACTCCCGCCTCTGCGGCGAATTCAACGAGGACGCCCTCGAGTTCCAGCGCAAGATCCTGGAGCGCTCCGGCCTCGGCGAGGAGACCTATGTCCCCGAGGCCATGCACTTCTTGCCGCCCCGCCCCTCGATGGCCAACGCCCGCGAGGAGGCCCAGCAGGTCATGTTCGGCGCCCTCGACGCCCTCTTCCGCAACACCGGCGTCAAGCCCAAGGACATCAGCATCCTCGTCGTCAATTGCAGCCTCTTCAACCCCACCCCTTCTCTCTCTGCCATGATCGTCAACCACTACAAGCTCCGCAGCAACATCAAGAGCTTCAACCTCGGCGGCATGGGCTGCAGCGCCGGCGTCATCGCCGTCGACCTCGCCCGCGACCTCCTCCAGGCTCACCGCAGCACCTACGCCGTCGTCGTCAGCACCGAGAACATCACCCAGAACTGGTACTTCGGCAACCGCAAGTCCATGCTCATCCCCAACTGCCTCTTCCGCGTCGGTGGCGCCGCCGTGCTCCTCTCCAACCGCTCCGCCGACCGCCGCCGTTCCAAGTACAGGCTCGTCCACGTCGTGCGCACCCACCGTGGGGCCGATGACAGGGCCTTCCGCTGCGTGTACCAGGAGCAGGATGACCAAGGCAAGGTCGGCGTCTCGCTCTCCAAGGATCTCATGGCCATCGCTGGAGGGGCGCTCAAGACCAACATCACCACGCTCGGCCCCCTGGTGCTCCCCATCAGCGAGCAGCTCCTCTTCTTTGCCACCCTCGTCGCCAAGAAACTCTTCAATGCCAAGGTTAAGCCATACATCCCGGATTTCAAGCTCGCGTTCGACCATTTCTGCATCCATGCGGGGGGGCGCGCTGTGATCGATGAGCTCGAAAAGAACCTGCAGCTCACGCCAGTCCATGTGGAGCCCTCTCGGATGACCCTGCACCGGTTCGGCAACACATCCTCCAGCTCCATTTGGTATGAGCTCGCCTACATCGAGGCTAAGGGGCGGATGCGGAGGGGCCACCGGGTGTGGCAGATTGCTTTTGGGAGCGGCTTCAAGTGCAACAGCGCCGTGTGGCAGGCTCTTCGCAATGTGAAGCCTTCTCCCAACAGCCCATGGGAGGACTGCATCGATAGGTACCCTGTGCAATTAGTGGATGGTTTTCCTGCTTCACAGCCGCAGCAATAA